In the genome of Vanacampus margaritifer isolate UIUO_Vmar chromosome 1, RoL_Vmar_1.0, whole genome shotgun sequence, one region contains:
- the LOC144061400 gene encoding gamma-crystallin M2-like — protein MGKITFYEEKKFQGRCYNCSSDCADLHSYFTRCSSIRVESGVWVIYERPNYKGFQYILCPGEYADNQQWMAFSDSVKSCRAIKNVYGNAWKLRLYERPNFGGQMVECTDDCASLYDTYKVREAYSCVVSDGAWVFYDLPNYRGHQYLLEQGEYRQHADWAASSPGIGSFRRITEF, from the exons ATGGGGAAG ATCACCTTCTACGAGGAGAAGAAATTCCAGGGCCGCTGCTACAACTGCAGCAGCGACTGCGCGGACCTGCACTCCTACTTCACCCGCTGCAGCTCCATCCGGGTGGAGAGCGGCGTGTGGGTGATCTACGAGAGGCCCAACTACAAGGGCTTCCAGTACATCCTCTGCCCGGGCGAGTATGCCGACAATCAGCAATGGATGGCCTTCAGCGACAGCGTCAAATCCTGCCGCGCAATCAAGAAC GTTTACGGCAACGCGTGGAAGCTGAGGCTGTACGAGAGGCCAAACTTTGGCGGCCAGATGGTGGAATGCACCGACGACTGCGCCTCACTGTACGACACCTACAAGGTGCGCGAGGCCTACTCCTGCGTGGTGAGCGACGGCGCCTGGGTGTTCTACGACCTGCCTAACTACAGAGGGCATCAGTACCTCCTGGAGCAGGGCGAGTATCGGCAGCACGCCGATTGGGCCGCCTCCTCTCCTGGCATTGGCTCCTTCCGCAGGATCACAGAGTTTTAG
- the LOC144061391 gene encoding gamma-crystallin M2-like, which yields MERTGKIFFYEDKNYQGRYYECGSDSPELTSHVSRCNSIRVEGGTWVLYERPQYMGYQYVLVQGEYPNYQSWNGFNDTIRSCRLIRHPPNRHKIRIYERADFDGQMMEFSEDQPNLQDRWRYRDVHSAHVQDGIWVFYEQPNYRGRQYLLEKGEYRRHAEWVALHPTVGSMRRVADY from the exons ATGGAGCGTACAGGCAAG ATATTCTTCTACGAGGACAAGAACTACCAGGGCCGCTACTATGAATGCGGCAGCGACTCTCCTGAGCTCACCTCCCACGTGAGCCGCTGCAATTCCATCCGGGTGGAAGGCGGCACCTGGGTGCTCTACGAGAGACCCCAGTACATGGGCTACCAGTATGTGCTGGTGCAGGGCGAGTACCCAAACTACCAAAGCTGGAACGGCTTTAACGACACCATCCGCTCCTGCCGCCTGATCAGACAC CCTCCGAATAGGCACAAGATTCGCATTTACGAACGGGCAGATTTTGACGGCCAAATGATGGAATTCAGCGAGGACCagccaaacctgcaggaccgctGGCGCTATCGGGACGTTCACTCGGCTCACGTGCAAGATGGCATCTGGGTCTTCTACGAGCAGCCTAATTACAGGGGGCGCCAGTACCTGCTGGAGAAGGGCGAATACAGGCGGCATGCCGAGTGGGTGGCCCTCCACCCCACTGTTGGCTCCATGAGACGTGTTGCAGATTATTAA